Proteins from a genomic interval of Nautilia sp. PV-1:
- a CDS encoding LPP20 family lipoprotein: MKKILIASFALLSFGCAATTSDMPAQQPKAETKPFNSQQVIKNEVNIIPPVQQQSKNSEEKKTAKNDTVDVNSINVDTTIENTPVLKKSPIVTLQVEGLGVAPVNAQSVPQAKVMARRAAIADAYRALAEKMYGIRVKGSETVKDLMLKNSEVRTNVYGLIRGACIQEESFKNGIYKVVMSVKLDVRRWNKYINAN; this comes from the coding sequence ATGAAAAAAATATTAATTGCGTCTTTTGCTCTTCTGAGTTTTGGATGTGCAGCCACTACAAGCGATATGCCCGCTCAGCAGCCAAAAGCGGAAACAAAGCCTTTTAATTCTCAGCAGGTTATTAAAAACGAGGTAAATATAATTCCTCCTGTACAGCAGCAATCAAAAAACAGCGAAGAGAAAAAAACAGCTAAAAACGACACTGTAGATGTTAATTCAATAAATGTGGACACCACTATAGAAAATACTCCAGTTCTTAAAAAAAGTCCTATCGTTACGTTACAGGTTGAAGGGTTGGGAGTAGCTCCTGTAAATGCTCAGAGCGTTCCTCAGGCAAAAGTAATGGCTAGACGCGCGGCAATAGCGGATGCATACAGAGCGCTGGCTGAAAAAATGTACGGAATCAGAGTAAAAGGAAGTGAAACAGTTAAAGATTTAATGCTTAAAAACTCTGAAGTAAGAACAAACGTATACGGTTTAATAAGAGGAGCATGTATTCAGGAAGAAAGTTTTAAAAACGGTATTTATAAAGTAGTTATGAGCGTTAAGCTTGATGTAAGGAGATGGAATAAATATATTAACGCTAATTAG